From Magnetovibrio sp. PR-2, a single genomic window includes:
- a CDS encoding ArsR/SmtB family transcription factor codes for MKLEKMEGNAQAASELLKAMSNQTRLMILCQLLHGEKTAGELDALTNLSQSALSQHLAVLRDHGLVVTRRESQNIFYSIDGDKPKAIIEVLYQLFNNGDQPSCA; via the coding sequence ATGAAACTCGAAAAAATGGAAGGCAATGCTCAAGCGGCCAGCGAACTGCTGAAGGCTATGAGCAACCAAACACGCCTGATGATCCTGTGCCAGTTGCTGCACGGTGAGAAAACAGCCGGTGAATTGGACGCCTTGACCAACTTGAGCCAATCGGCCTTGTCCCAACACTTGGCCGTTCTGCGTGACCACGGCCTGGTCGTCACACGCCGCGAATCGCAAAACATCTTCTATTCCATTGACGGTGATAAGCCCAAAGCGATCATTGAAGTGTTGTATCAGCTGTTCAACAACGGCGACCAACCCAGCTGCGCTTAA
- a CDS encoding DsrE family protein, with the protein MPRYLLAFALVFFAHTFSVQAQTVMAEPEPDFDNPRKVLISLNEKDEKRVNTVLNNVMNIQKAYGPDNVQLVLVAYGPGIWSVLKDSPVRKRIESMMIYEVEFVACGNTLDGIHKTREDTIDGVGWARAGLQEVIERRLQGWVDLKP; encoded by the coding sequence ATGCCCCGATATCTTCTCGCGTTTGCCTTGGTCTTTTTTGCCCACACGTTCAGTGTTCAGGCTCAAACGGTAATGGCGGAGCCCGAACCCGACTTTGACAACCCCCGCAAAGTGCTCATTTCTTTAAACGAAAAGGATGAAAAGCGGGTCAATACGGTCTTGAACAACGTCATGAACATCCAAAAGGCTTATGGCCCGGATAACGTCCAGCTTGTGTTGGTTGCTTATGGTCCTGGGATTTGGTCGGTGTTGAAGGATTCGCCGGTGCGCAAACGCATTGAAAGCATGATGATTTACGAAGTCGAATTCGTCGCCTGCGGCAACACGCTCGATGGGATTCACAAAACCCGCGAAGACACCATTGACGGGGTCGGCTGGGCGCGTGCAGGCCTGCAAGAGGTAATCGAACGCCGCTTGCAGGGCTGGGTCGATTTAAAGCCCTAA
- a CDS encoding thioredoxin family protein, producing MSLKSKVMGAVSACFLLFFGTSAQADGHLLPMAELGEDGLYVQPWIHDSFLDLNEDLAEAEADGKRLMIVWEQRGCPYCKRMHEVNLRIPRVVESLEQDFMVLQLNLWGDREVTDFDGEVLKEKELANKWRVMFTPTMQFFPAKASEIGGKAGVDAEVVRIPGYFKPFHFYFLLHYAKTGGYAEEPSFQRWLGGIAEKLEEKGVHYELYADDLPKDLPKDL from the coding sequence ATGAGCTTAAAATCTAAAGTCATGGGCGCAGTCAGCGCTTGTTTTCTTCTGTTTTTCGGCACTTCAGCCCAGGCAGACGGGCATCTGTTGCCCATGGCCGAACTGGGCGAAGACGGACTGTATGTCCAACCGTGGATTCACGACAGCTTCTTGGATTTAAACGAAGATTTGGCCGAAGCCGAAGCGGACGGCAAACGTCTGATGATCGTGTGGGAGCAGCGCGGCTGCCCGTACTGTAAACGTATGCACGAAGTGAACCTGCGCATTCCGCGTGTTGTGGAAAGCCTGGAACAGGACTTCATGGTCCTACAGCTGAATTTGTGGGGCGACCGCGAAGTCACGGATTTTGACGGTGAAGTGCTCAAGGAAAAAGAGCTCGCCAACAAATGGCGGGTGATGTTCACACCCACCATGCAATTCTTCCCGGCCAAAGCCTCAGAAATTGGCGGAAAAGCAGGCGTTGACGCCGAAGTCGTGCGCATCCCAGGCTACTTCAAGCCATTTCATTTCTACTTCTTGCTGCACTACGCCAAAACCGGCGGATACGCTGAAGAGCCCAGCTTCCAACGTTGGTTGGGCGGTATCGCCGAAAAGCTGGAAGAGAAGGGGGTGCACTACGAATTGTACGCTGACGATCTACCCAAAGATCTTCCTAAAGACCTTTAA